One Clavelina lepadiformis chromosome 1, kaClaLepa1.1, whole genome shotgun sequence genomic region harbors:
- the LOC143448841 gene encoding C-reactive protein 1.4-like — protein MLKVLIVFILVSLVSAHTDEVCFCIRAGGVSNQSKIGPPGPPGIQGQPGLPAAPGLPGDDGLPGIQGPPGPQGVSGPQGEIGPPGIDGVDGAPGINGADGECTCDEDAQIANLQQEVFDLKGLAVTLQTRLKIIDAKLQEEDLCPASSFEFPPSPSVQDYVDYQFHVPRMREFTMCMWFEIPQTDIDASVTAIVSYAVSGEDNEVFLLVHNRVLRLILSDDSEDFYWSPPPSPLKSHICVLASTDTNTVGLAVDGIMRENITLAHNPTRSGGRLFLGQDQDSLGGGLDADQAFNGNLSNFFIWPRILSQDEIGDIAWQCHCPKDYVIDLSLGKSVTNGKVSHSIPDTCPNATPPIR, from the exons ATGCTTAAGGtcttaattgtttttatccTCGTGAGTTTGGTTTCTGCTCACACCGATGAAGTCTGCTTCTGTATCCGCGCTGGAGGAGTTAGCAACCAATCAAAAATCGGTCCTCCTGGCCCACCTGGAATTCAGGGCCAACCAGGTCTTCCAGCAGCTCCTGGACTACCAGGTGACGATGGACTTCCAGGGATCCAAGGTCCTCCAGGTCCTCAGGGAGTTTCTGGACCGCAAGGTGAAATTGGTCCTCCAGGGATAGATGGTGTTGATGGTGCTCCAGGCATAAACGGCGCAGATGGTGAATGCACGTGTGATGAGGATGCACAAATTGCAAATCTTCAGCAGGAAGTATTTGACCTGAAAG GTCTTGCGGTGACTTTGCAGACCAGGCTGAAAATAATTGATGCTAAGTTACAGGAAGAAG ATCTTTGTCCAGCATCGTCCTTTGAGTTTCCTCCAAGTCCGAGTGTTCAAGATTACGTCGATTATCAATTTCACGTTCCGCGCATGCGCGAGTTCACCATGTGCATGTGGTTCGAGATTCCTCAAACAGACATTGACGCTTCGGTTACTGCTATCGTCAGTTACGCCGTATCTGGGGAGGACAATGAAGTGTTTCTTCTGGTTCACAATAGAGTCTTACGCTTAATTCTTTCCGATGATTCGGAAGATTTCTATTGGTCGCCACCACCATCGCCATTAAAG AGTCATATCTGTGTCTTGGCATCCACTGACACTAACACAGTAGGACTGGCAGTGGATGGAATCATGAGAGAAAATATCACATTGGCTCACAATCCAACTCGCTCAGGAGGAAGACTTTTTCTCGGCCAGGACCAGGATTCTCTCGGAGGTGGTTTAGATGCGGATCAGGCGTTCAA cgGAAATTTGTCCAATTTCTTCATCTGGCCTCGGATTCTTTCACAAGACGAGATTGGCGACATCGCTTGGCAATGTCACTGTCCCAAAGATTACGTCATTGATCTGTCTTTGGGAAAATCTGTCACAAATGGCAAAGTATCTCACAGCATCCCTGATACCTGCCCAA